In one Nitrospirota bacterium genomic region, the following are encoded:
- a CDS encoding Fe-S oxidoreductase has protein sequence MNILLVEPNFPIPAKSKNHCNFLPIGLLKIAAYHRNLGDRVELHRGNFQANKRPDEIKVTSLFTYWSKQVWESVQYYKKLYPSARMEVGGIYASLMPEHAKASGSDDVKTGLYKKGIAEDFEPAYDLVDVDYQIVHGSRGCFRKCNFCGTWKIEPDVTYKKSIKDEIRKNKIVFYDNNLIANPHIKDILSEIAEYKFPDQSRIHCESQSGLDGRILVKDPEIASYLKKARFQHPRIAWDGPYSQWPKIKAQIQVLRDARFHADDIFIFMLFNHDLSYEEMRAKLDACRRWKVRVIDCRFRPLNSTSDNYRPNAKSQDEEEYYIHKGWTDKQVRAFRRAVRRQNIALILELPNGRYINGVERRYIPT, from the coding sequence ATGAATATTTTATTAGTTGAACCTAACTTTCCCATTCCTGCAAAAAGCAAGAACCATTGCAATTTTCTGCCCATCGGTCTTTTGAAGATTGCAGCCTATCATAGAAACCTTGGAGACAGAGTAGAATTGCATCGCGGTAACTTTCAAGCAAACAAACGCCCTGACGAAATAAAGGTAACCTCTCTTTTCACATACTGGTCAAAACAAGTCTGGGAAAGCGTCCAGTATTATAAAAAGCTTTACCCCAGCGCACGAATGGAAGTTGGGGGGATTTATGCGTCTCTTATGCCTGAACATGCTAAAGCATCAGGGAGTGATGATGTAAAAACGGGCCTCTATAAAAAAGGAATAGCTGAAGATTTTGAGCCCGCTTACGACTTAGTGGATGTAGATTATCAGATAGTCCACGGTTCGAGAGGCTGTTTCAGAAAATGTAATTTTTGCGGAACATGGAAAATCGAGCCGGATGTTACCTACAAAAAAAGCATCAAAGATGAAATAAGAAAGAATAAAATTGTTTTTTATGATAATAATCTAATTGCAAATCCGCATATAAAAGACATCCTTTCTGAAATTGCTGAATATAAATTCCCCGATCAGAGCAGAATACACTGTGAAAGTCAAAGCGGGTTGGATGGGCGAATATTAGTTAAAGACCCCGAAATTGCTTCTTACCTAAAGAAAGCGCGGTTTCAACATCCGCGTATCGCATGGGACGGGCCTTATTCGCAGTGGCCAAAAATTAAAGCGCAGATACAAGTCTTAAGGGATGCAAGATTTCATGCGGATGACATATTTATCTTTATGCTCTTTAATCATGATCTATCCTATGAAGAAATGAGAGCAAAACTTGATGCATGCCGAAGATGGAAAGTCAGAGTTATAGATTGCCGATTCAGACCATTAAATAGCACCTCTGATAATTATAGGCCAAATGCTAAGAGCCAAGATGAAGAAGAGTATTATATTCACAAAGGCTGGACAGATAAACAAGTACGAGCTTTCAGACGTGCGGTGCGGAGACAGAATATTGCGCTTATTCTTGAGTTGCCAAATGGACGATACATCAACGGAGTAGAAAGACGTTATATTCCCACATAG